CCGGGAATCACCTCCAACGTGCCGGGTTACGTGGCACCGGCGGAGGGCGCCGGGACGTCCGAGATGCAGCGCATCGAGAGCGTCACCAACTACGAGATCAACCGTGTGGAGCGGCGGATCGTGATGGCCCCCGGGCGCGTCCAGCGCCTGTCGGTGGCGGTCTGGGTCGACGGGGAACTGGACGTCCTGCAGCGCCAGCGCACCGAGCAGCTCGTCGCGGCTGCCATGGGGCTCCAGCCGGGCCGCGGGGATCAGGTGACCGTGGAGGGTATCCGCTTCAGCCGGGCCGGAGTGCCCGGGCAGCTCGAGGCCGAGCTCCTGGCTGCGATGGGGAGACCCGAGGTGCAGGGGGTTGCGTGGTGGCTGATGGCGCTCGCCTTTGCCGTGGCGGTGGCCTGGTGGGTCAGCCGGCGCATGCGCCTCGCGCGCCGGCGCGTAGAGGTCACCGTGGGCGCCCCGGTCGTGCCTGAGGCGGCGGTGCAGGAGGCTCCCTCGCCGGCCGAGGTGGAGCGCAGACGGATGCGCCAGGAGATTGAGCAGCTTGCCAGGGAGAAACCCGAGGAGTTCGTGCAGCTGCTCCGCTCGTGGCTTGTGGAGGAGTCATAGGGCATGGCGGTGACGCGTACCGGTCACGGGCCTTACGTCCTGACAGGCAAGCAGAAGGCCGCGGTGCTCCTCATCGCTCTGGGGCCGGAAGTGTCGGCTCACGTCTTCAAACACCTCCGGGAAGACGAAATCGAGCAGCTCACCTTCGAGATTGCCTCGGTGCGGCGGGTGCTGCCTGAAGACCAGGAGAAGGTGATGATTGAGTTCCGGGAGATGATGCTGGCTCAGCAGTTCATCACCCAGGGCGGCATTGAATACGCGCGCGAGCTTCTCGAGAAGGCTCTCGGACCGCAGCGTGCAACCGACATCATCAAGCGGCTGACGGCCTCGCTCCAGGTGCGGCCGTTCGACTTCGCGCGGCGGGCCGATCCCCAGCAGCTTTTCAACTTCATTCAACACGAGCACCCCCAGACCATCGCGCTGATCATGGCTTACCTCCAGCCGGAGCAGGCGGCCGCGATTCTATCGTCGCTTCCGCCGGACCGACAGGTGGAAGTGGCGCGCCGTCTTGCCACTCTCGACCGCACGGCCCCTGACGTTCTCCAGGAGATCGAGGGCGCTCTGGAGCGAAAGCTCTCCTCCATCGTCATGCAGGATTACACCGTGGCCGGCGGCATCGACTCGGCGGTCGAGGTGCTCAACCGGGTGGACCGATCAACGGAGAAGACCATCATGGAAGCCCTGGAGGATCAGGATCCGGAGCTGGCCGAGGAGATCAAGAAGCGCATGTTCGTCTTCGAGGACATCGTGCTCCTCGACGACCGCTCCATCCAGCAGGTGCTGCGCGAGGTGGACAGCAGGGACCTGGCCCTTGCTCTGAGGACGGCCAGCGACGACGTGAAGACGCGCATCTTCCGTAACATCTCCAAGCGCGCCGCCGAGATGCTGAAAGAAGACATGGAGTACATGGGCCCGGTGCGGTTGCGCGACGTGGAGGAGGCGCAGCAGCGGATCGTCTCCATCATCCGGCGTCTGGAGGAAAGCGGGGACATCGTCATTGCTCGCGGCGGAAGCGAAGAGATCCTGGTCTAAGGCACACCGGCTGCTGAAGGCCGAAAGCGTTCAGCTCGCGCGTCCTGTGGAGGCGAGGCCTTCAACGCGCGCGGCGGACCTTCCGCCGGATGCGGCGCCCGCCGAGATGGACGCAGAGGCTGCCCTGGCGGCTCCGCCGCACACGAACGGCTCCGCCGTGCCCGCCGGCTCCCAGGTCCCGCCCCTTGAAATCCCCGCCGCTCCCGCCAACTCCGGGGAAGGCGGCCGCCGCCCGCGCCGCATGCGCCCCCGCCAGGCCCGCCGGTGGACCAGCTACCGGGAGCGTGCCCGGGCGATGGTGGCTCAAGCTCGGGCCGAAGCCGAGGGCATTCGCGAAGCTGCCCGGGAGGAGGGCTTCCGGGCCGGTTTTCAGCAGGGAGAAGAGGCCGGGCGCAGGCAGGCAGGCGACGAGGTGGCGCGCAGGCTGCAGGCCCTGGTGACCCAGATGCAGCGTGCTGTGGAGGAGGCCGAGGCCCGCCGGGATCGGGCGCTTCGCCAGTCGGGCGAGGACGCGGTGAAGCTGGCGCTGGCCGTAGCCGAGAAAGTGGTGCGCCGGCAGATCGCCGACGGGCCGGCCGTGACGGCGGCGGTTCTCGAGTCGGTCCTGAAGGACCTTCCGGTTGGGCTTGCGGGGCGTGTCGTGGCTCACCTCAACCCCGGCGAGCACCGGCTGCTGGCCGGATCGGAAGGGCTGCTTGCCCGCGTTGCCGGGCCTGTCCAGGTCGAACTCGTGGCCGACCCCTCCGTGGAGCCCGGCGGCTGCCACGTCGAGACCGAGATGGGGAGCATCGACGCGGGGCTCGAGACGCGGCTCGCCGGGGTCAGCCGTGCGCTTCTGGACGTGATGCGCCGTGGCACCTGACCTCATGGAACTCACGCGGATGCTCCCCGAGGTCACCGATGTTCGCTACACGGGCCGCATCAGCCGGGTCGTGGGGCTCACGCTGGAGTCGCTGGGGCCTTTTTGCCGGGTGGGGGACCTGGTCGAGGTGGAACGGCCCCGCTACGGCCCGCTGGTGGCGGAAGTGGTGGGCTTCAAGGACAGACATGCGGTTCTGATGCCGCTGGGAAGCGCAGAGGGCGTGGCGCCGGGGAGCACGGTGGTCTCCCGGCGCCGCCCGCTGGAGGCCCCCGTAGGAAAAGCCCTGCTCGGACGGGTGCTGGACGGGCTCGGGCGGCCCGTGGACGGCAAGGGCCCGGTTCCCATCGAGGCGGGTTACCCGGTCGAGCGGCAGGCGCCGGACCCGCTTCGCCGCCCCCGGATCACGCAGGCGATCTCCGTCGGGGTCCGCGCCATCGACGGTCTGCTGACGTGCGGCAAGGGGCAGCGGATCGGGATCTTCGCCGGCAGCGGCGTCGGCAAGAGCACGCTGTTGGGCATGATGGCCCGGGGCACCAGCGCGGACGTGGTCGTGGTCGCCCTTGTCGGGGAACGCGGCCGGGAAGTCCGGGACTTCATCGAGCGCGACCTGACTTCCGGCCTGGAGCGGTCCGTGGTGGTGGCCGCCACCTCTGACCAGCCTGCCATGGTGCGCCTCAAGGCGGCGTTCGTGGCCACGAGCATCGCCGAGTTCTTCCGGGACCAGGGCCTGGACGTGCTGCTGATGATGGATTCGCTGACGCGCTTTTCCTACGCGCAGCGGGAGATCGGGCTGGCCGCCGGCGAACCACCCACGACCCGAGGCTACCCTCCGTCCGTCTTTGCCATGCTGCCCCGGCTTCTCGAACGCGCCGGCACGTCCGATCGCGGCAGCATCACGGGTTTTTACACCGTTCTCGTGGACGGCGACGATCTGAACGAACCCATTGCGGACGCCTCCCGCGCCATTCTCGACGGGCACATCGTGCTGACCCGGCAGCTGGCCGAGCGCCAGCACTATCCGGCCATCGACGTTCTGGCGAGCGTGAGCCGCTTGATGCCGGAGGTGGCCGACCTGCAGCACCAGCAGGCCGCGGCGGCCATCCGGCGGCTGATGGCGACGTACCGGGACGTGGAGGATCTGGTCCACATCGGGGCCTACGTTCGCGGTACCAATCCGGCGGCCGACCGCGCCATCGACGCCCGGGACGCCATTGACCGGTTTTTGCAGCAGGGTGTCTTTGAGAAGGCCGAGTTCAAGGGCAGCGTGGAGGCGCTCAAGGAGCTCTCACGCCGCTTCGAGGGGCCGGGTGCTTCATGAAGCGCTTCCGTTTCCGCCTGGAGCGGATCCTGGGGCTGCGGCGCCAGACGGTGCAGCTCGAACGCATCCGCATGGCCGAAGCCATAGGGTTGCTTCGGGCAGCCGAGGTGGCTCTGGAAGCGGCGCGGCGGGCCCGGTCGGCGCAGCTCGTGGCGACGGGAGAACTCCTGCGGCGGGCGGGGGAAGTCGAGTCGGTGGACGGCGCGGTGCTGGCACGCGAACTGGTCTTGAGGGCGGAACTGGAACGGCGCACGGCGTTCTGGAGCGGCCGGCGGGCCCAGGCGAGCAAGGCGGCCGACGAACAGCGCGCTCGAGTGGTGGAGGCCCACCGAGGCGTGCGGGCGCTGGAGATCCTGCGGGCACGGCGCCGCGCGGAGTACCTCAAGGAGGCCGAACGGGAAGAGCGTCTGATTCTGGACGAAGCCGGTGCGGTGGGCTGGGTGCGGCGCCACCTGACGGGAGGGTAGCGACGGGCAATGCGCCAGCTCTGGTGGTCCCTTCTGGCGCTGGTGGCCTCCGTGGCGCTTGGCATCTGGATGCTGAGCTTCGCCGGGGTGATTGACATCGGCGGCGCCGTGTCCACACGGCTACGGCGGATGCCGGTGGTGGCCGATTATATTACTGCCTATCAGCGCGGCACGCAGCTTGAACAGAGCCAGGCCGAGATGGAGGC
This window of the Bacillota bacterium genome carries:
- a CDS encoding flagellar M-ring protein FliF C-terminal domain-containing protein, translating into PGITSNVPGYVAPAEGAGTSEMQRIESVTNYEINRVERRIVMAPGRVQRLSVAVWVDGELDVLQRQRTEQLVAAAMGLQPGRGDQVTVEGIRFSRAGVPGQLEAELLAAMGRPEVQGVAWWLMALAFAVAVAWWVSRRMRLARRRVEVTVGAPVVPEAAVQEAPSPAEVERRRMRQEIEQLAREKPEEFVQLLRSWLVEES
- the fliG gene encoding flagellar motor switch protein FliG, with product MAVTRTGHGPYVLTGKQKAAVLLIALGPEVSAHVFKHLREDEIEQLTFEIASVRRVLPEDQEKVMIEFREMMLAQQFITQGGIEYARELLEKALGPQRATDIIKRLTASLQVRPFDFARRADPQQLFNFIQHEHPQTIALIMAYLQPEQAAAILSSLPPDRQVEVARRLATLDRTAPDVLQEIEGALERKLSSIVMQDYTVAGGIDSAVEVLNRVDRSTEKTIMEALEDQDPELAEEIKKRMFVFEDIVLLDDRSIQQVLREVDSRDLALALRTASDDVKTRIFRNISKRAAEMLKEDMEYMGPVRLRDVEEAQQRIVSIIRRLEESGDIVIARGGSEEILV
- a CDS encoding FliH/SctL family protein, producing MDAEAALAAPPHTNGSAVPAGSQVPPLEIPAAPANSGEGGRRPRRMRPRQARRWTSYRERARAMVAQARAEAEGIREAAREEGFRAGFQQGEEAGRRQAGDEVARRLQALVTQMQRAVEEAEARRDRALRQSGEDAVKLALAVAEKVVRRQIADGPAVTAAVLESVLKDLPVGLAGRVVAHLNPGEHRLLAGSEGLLARVAGPVQVELVADPSVEPGGCHVETEMGSIDAGLETRLAGVSRALLDVMRRGT
- a CDS encoding FliI/YscN family ATPase; the protein is MELTRMLPEVTDVRYTGRISRVVGLTLESLGPFCRVGDLVEVERPRYGPLVAEVVGFKDRHAVLMPLGSAEGVAPGSTVVSRRRPLEAPVGKALLGRVLDGLGRPVDGKGPVPIEAGYPVERQAPDPLRRPRITQAISVGVRAIDGLLTCGKGQRIGIFAGSGVGKSTLLGMMARGTSADVVVVALVGERGREVRDFIERDLTSGLERSVVVAATSDQPAMVRLKAAFVATSIAEFFRDQGLDVLLMMDSLTRFSYAQREIGLAAGEPPTTRGYPPSVFAMLPRLLERAGTSDRGSITGFYTVLVDGDDLNEPIADASRAILDGHIVLTRQLAERQHYPAIDVLASVSRLMPEVADLQHQQAAAAIRRLMATYRDVEDLVHIGAYVRGTNPAADRAIDARDAIDRFLQQGVFEKAEFKGSVEALKELSRRFEGPGAS